The proteins below come from a single Balaenoptera ricei isolate mBalRic1 chromosome 17, mBalRic1.hap2, whole genome shotgun sequence genomic window:
- the LOC132351817 gene encoding LOW QUALITY PROTEIN: zinc finger protein 252-like (The sequence of the model RefSeq protein was modified relative to this genomic sequence to represent the inferred CDS: substituted 1 base at 1 genomic stop codon) yields MAHKQLLPGPQVLVSFEEVAVLLSQEEWGRLSPAQKGLYRDVMLETYGNLVSLGLQGSKPDVISKLEQGKEPWAPHSPRIEGSWIWRRRRAGYDSRKEKKELTPKQEISEEMESQRTKLEEHVRNISKESDFEEMTKTEGKLKNCWGKYAVEGLKKDFPQKSNFRPVTVTHVKTPLGERGPKFSAAEVSCAADTSSVRNCRLSSGKSLHQSVPRVENFQTSMDLTNLQSFCVGEQGCQADVFVKVPRQSSVFSENQRINSPEKTFEKCAVCGIAFGQSRALIQHRRIHSGEKPCGCEERGRASHARPYAMQHCNTXTGERPCEANGCEKALSTCPSYIQHCEVHTGAKPHECSQCGKAFSHSSNLIHHQRVHSAEKPYMCVECGKAFRRQSHLTQHKRTHSGEKPHDCAECGKAFSARLSLIQHQRTHTGEKPYECNKCGKFFSLNRTLIVHQRIHTGEKPYRCNECGKSFSQRSQVIQHKRVHTGEKPYICNECGKSFSAHLSLIQHQRIHTGEKPYGCNECGKTFSQKGHLIQHQRIHTGEKPYECNECGKAFSQSFNLIHHQRTHNGERPYRCNECDKAFSVLSSLVQHQRVHNGEKPYECHSCGKAFSQGSHLIQHQRSHTGDKPYECSECGKTFGQISTLIKHERTHNGEKPYECGDCGKAFRQSAHLIRHRRIHTGESPFTCSDCGKAFNVRSSLIQHLRVHTGEKPYECSECGKAFSQHSQFTQHQRVHTGEKPYMCSECEKSFSARLSLIQHQRIHTGEKPYKCTECQKSFRQSSHLIRHQRIHSGERPYMCSRCGKTYNQRISLISHEKVHRLHGGEQARQCDECGELFGTQAAFMQHRKVHSGE; encoded by the exons ATGGCCCACAAGCAGCTGCTTCCTGGGCCCCAG GTCTTGGTTTCCTTCGAGGAAGTGGCCGTGCTCCTTTCCCAAGAGGAGTGGGGCCGTCTGAGCCCTGCTCAGAAGGGGCTCTACAGGGATGTGATGCTGGAAACCTATGGGAACCTGGTCTCGCTGG GACTTCAAGGTTCCAAACCTGATGTCATCTCCAAGCTGGAGCAGGGGAAAGAGCCATGGGCCCCACACTCACCAAGAATTGAGGGGAGCTGGATCTGGAGACGCAGGCGTGCAG gttatgactctaggaaggaaaaaaaagaattgactcCAAAGCAGGAAATTTCTGAAGAAATGGAATCCCAGAGAACAAAATTAGAAGAGCATGTAAGGAATATTTCCAAGGAATCTGATTTTGAAGAGATGACTAAAACTGAGGGAAAGCTAAAGAATTGCTGGGGGAAATATGCAGTGGAGGGACTTAAGAAGGATTTCCCCCAGAAGAGTAATTTCAGGCCAGTGACAGTGACACATGTGAAAACCCCCTTGGGGGAAAGAGGTCCGAAATTCAGTGCAGCTGAGGTAAGTTGCGCTGCAGACACAAGTTCTGTCAGAAACTGCAGGCTGTCTTCAGGGAAAAGTCTCCACCAGAGTGTGCCACGTGTAGAAAACTTCCAAACAAGTATGGACCTCACTAACCTCCAAAGTTTCTGTGTAGGAGAACAAGGCTGTCAGGCAGATGTGTTTGTGAAAGTGCCCAGGCAGAGTTCAGTTTTCAGTGAGAACCAGAGGATTAACAGTCCAGAAAAAACCTTTGAAAAGTGTGCTGTGTGTGGAATAGCTTTTGGTCAGAGCAGAGCTCTCATTCAGCACCGGAGAATTCACAGTGGGGAGAAGCCCTGCGGGTGTGAGGAACGTGGCAGAGCTTCCCATGCCCGTCCCTACGCCATGCAGCACTGTAACACTTAAACTGGAGAAAGACCCTGTGAGGCTAACGGATGTGAGAAAGCTCTTAGCACATGTCCGTCTTACATTCAGCATTGTGAAGTTCACACTGGGGCGAAGCCCCACGAGTGCAGTCAGTGTGGAAAAGCCTTTAGTCATAGCTCTAACCTGATCCATCATCAGAGAGTGCATAGTGCAGAGAAGCCATACATGTGTgtggaatgtgggaaagccttccgGAGACAGTCACACCTCACTCAGCATAAGAGAACCCATTCTGGAGAGAAACCCCATGACTGTGCTGAGTGCGGCAAAGCCTTCAGCGCACGATTATCTCTCATTCAACATCAGAGAACTCACAcaggagaaaaaccctatgaGTGTAACAAATGTGGAAAATTCTTTAGCCTGAACCGAACCCTTATTGTTCATCAGagaatccacactggagagaaaccctatagatgtaatgaatgtggaaaatcCTTCAGTCAGCGCTCACAAGTTATTCAACATAAGAGggttcacactggagagaagccttATATCTGCAATGAGTGTGGGAAATCCTTCAGTGCTCACCTGTCCCTCATTcagcatcagagaattcacactggagagaaaccttatgggTGTAATGAGTGTGGGAAAACCTTCAGTCAAAAAGGACACCTTATTCAGCATCAGcgaattcacactggagagaagccctatgAGTGTAATGAGtgtggaaaagctttcagccAGAGTTTTAATCTCATTCACCATCAAAGGACACACAATGGCGAGAGGCCCTACAGGTGTAATGAGTGTGACAAAGCCTTCAGTGTTCTCTCCTCCCTTGTCCAGCATCAGAGAGTGCACAATGGAGAGAAACCCTACGAGTGCCACAGCTGTGGGAAGGCCTTTAGTCAGGGCTCACACCTAATCCAGCACCAGAGGAGTCACACTGGAGACAAACCCTACGAGTGTAGCGAGTGTGGGAAAACCTTTGGACAGATATCCACCCTAATTAAGCATGAGAGGACACACAATGGGGAGAAGCCCTATGAGTGCGGCGACTGTGGGAAAGCTTTCAGGCAGAGCGCACACCTCATCCGCCATCGAAGAATTCACACTGGGGAGAGCCCTTTCACGTGTAGTGACTGTGGGAAGGCCTTCAACGTCCGCTCCTCCCTCATTCAGCATCTCAGGGTTCACACCGGCGAGAAGCCTTACGAGTGCAGCGAGTGTGGCAAGGCCTTCAGCCAGCATTCACAGTTTACTCAGCATCAGAGggttcacactggagagaaaccctacatGTGCAGTGAATGTGAGAAATCATTCAGTGCACGCTTGTCCCTTATCCAACaccagagaattcacactggagagaagccctataAATGCACTGAATGTCAAAAATCCTTCCGACAAAGCTCTCACCTCATTCGACATCAGAGAATCCACAGTGGAGAGCGACCTTACATGTGTAGTAGATGTGGGAAAACTTACAACCAGAGAATATCTCTTATTAGTCATGAGAAAGTTCACAGACTCCACGGTGGAGAGCAAGCCCGTCAGTGTGACGAGTGTGGGGAGCTCTTTGGCACACAGGCAGCATTCATGCAGCACCGGAAGGTTCACAGTGGAGAGTGA